A genome region from Triticum aestivum cultivar Chinese Spring chromosome 2B, IWGSC CS RefSeq v2.1, whole genome shotgun sequence includes the following:
- the LOC123044849 gene encoding leucine-rich repeat extensin-like protein 5 isoform X2: protein MAATHNRPSTPSRTLAQSPTCSSGGGGTPPRWTSRAPRTLAQSPTCSSGGGGTPPRSPSWAPRTLAQSPICSSGGGGTPPRRPSRVPRSSGSSSSAPGTASHRSSPTPASSSSTSSSSRPSPPRCSTGFLFSSLLCYMEEDFMVLRSLLSHATSLVGRNLALIRKLFRLLSLVSMPSI from the exons ATGGCCGCCACGCACAACCGCCCCTCCACGCCCTCACGCACCCTCGCCCAGTCGCCGACCTGCTCCTCTGGAGGCGGAGGAACGCCTCCACGGTGGACGTCGCGGGCGCCACGCACCCTCGCCCAGTCGCCGACCTGCTCCTCTGGAGGTGGAGGAACGCCTCCACGGAGCCCGTCGTGGGCGCCACGCACCCTCGCCCAGTCGCCGATTTGCTCCTCTGGAGGCGGAGGAACGCCTCCGCGGCGGCCGTCGCGGGTGCCACGCTCATCTGGTTCCTCTTCGAGTGCGCCGGGTACAGCCTCGCATCGGTCCTCTCCAacaccggcctcctcctcgtcgacatCCTCTTCTTCTAGGCCAAGTCCGCCTCGCTGCTCAACAG GTTTTTTGTTTTCGTCACTCCTTTGTTATATGGAAGAAGACTTCATG GTTTTGAGATCTTTGCTTTCCCATGCAACCAGTTTGGTGGGCAGGAACTTGGCATTGATAAGGAAATTGTTCAGATTGCTCTCACTCGTTTCCATGCCGAGTATCTAA
- the LOC123044849 gene encoding leucine-rich repeat extensin-like protein 5 isoform X1, producing the protein MAATHNRPSTPSRTLAQSPTCSSGGGGTPPRWTSRAPRTLAQSPTCSSGGGGTPPRSPSWAPRTLAQSPICSSGGGGTPPRRPSRVPRSSGSSSSAPGTASHRSSPTPASSSSTSSSSRPSPPRCSTGFEIFAFPCNQFGGQELGIDKEIVQIALTRFHAEYLISNKGSGGDDDGRREVRGLDGVGRTGAAH; encoded by the exons ATGGCCGCCACGCACAACCGCCCCTCCACGCCCTCACGCACCCTCGCCCAGTCGCCGACCTGCTCCTCTGGAGGCGGAGGAACGCCTCCACGGTGGACGTCGCGGGCGCCACGCACCCTCGCCCAGTCGCCGACCTGCTCCTCTGGAGGTGGAGGAACGCCTCCACGGAGCCCGTCGTGGGCGCCACGCACCCTCGCCCAGTCGCCGATTTGCTCCTCTGGAGGCGGAGGAACGCCTCCGCGGCGGCCGTCGCGGGTGCCACGCTCATCTGGTTCCTCTTCGAGTGCGCCGGGTACAGCCTCGCATCGGTCCTCTCCAacaccggcctcctcctcgtcgacatCCTCTTCTTCTAGGCCAAGTCCGCCTCGCTGCTCAACAG GTTTTGAGATCTTTGCTTTCCCATGCAACCAGTTTGGTGGGCAGGAACTTGGCATTGATAAGGAAATTGTTCAGATTGCTCTCACTCGTTTCCATGCCGAGTATCTAATTTCTAACAAG GGTTCTGGTGGCGACGATGACGGTCGTCGAGAGGTTCGTGGACTGGACGGTGTAGGCCGGACAGGCGCCGCACATTGA